One genomic segment of Microbacterium sp. ProA8 includes these proteins:
- a CDS encoding S8 family serine peptidase: MRHPLQRRPRAAAAVLAAATLVATLLGSPPAAATQPSPPVLPDGQAGADAWRHGILPDAGTPTDDAALEKLTDEAESQLTEAGAASFWVRFADRADLAAASAIADWDKRGAAVRDTLRAHAEESQATVIAELDAAGAAYTSFWVSNAVLVTGGDLALATTLAAHSEVSQIREVTTYAHAEPVESVPAAAGEGANIDGVAWGVDEIGAPAVWEQGITGEGIVVANIDSGVDVTHPSLHDRFRGLQADGSMELDYNWLDIDRWCGSAYGPCDPDGHGTHTMGTITGDGGEGERIGVAPGATWIAANGCVKCTQTGLMLSAQWMLAPTDTSEDWANGDPSKRPHIVNNSWGDPASKDPFFDDIIAAWNASGIFSAWSVGNSGPACDTAGNPGSQQVTYSVGAYGEDGDIGYFSSRGPGQDGDVKPNISAPGVRIRSAAVGGGYRLETGTSMAAPHLAGAVALLWSAAPALVGDIPATRELLDRTARDVDDTRCGGDADDNAVWGEGKLDAAALIAAAPTGAGTLAGTVTDADGAPLVGVDVVADGEFGRATKTADDGTFALPLVPGAYDVTLESFGYAARTVEVTIADGETSDASASLAAATRHTVSGTLTDAAGDPIAGLEVALNGPLPASTTDAAGRYRIEDVPTGSFTLTTTGDRCVAPLERTLVVDGEETVDAALERVAFSGGYSCTSTEAPLPTGSQVLDIRANGGSTAIELPFAFPSFDDRYSTAYVSANGFLSFASFEGEWTGQRPIPYPGGVIPGGVIAPFWMLLDLDGASAVLSAETTVDGTPAVTIEWRNVFLIFSPDQRLTFSTTLVANGDVLFSYGEGVGADAERAGWNASVGIEAEGSQVGAQYSRYEPVLQAGRQIRFTRDERAWLTGTVTDANDGAAVAGATVAAAGADGTTVTASTSGDGTYELAVPVGTVEVTVTAPNYAADSQTVESASWKDAASFSPALKTGVVTLSTSQLSLTSDGRGNDSVEVTVKNSGSAPLHLSFDEMPRDPQLSAPEAGMPVEGVWTAMPVSSAFGVGYDGRLWVSDWKEQRNALYSVTGERLGDAPHVAEMDGADRLELAFDSRSGDMCQIVNGGDWSIHCFDRASGDQTRVITGYWADQQAYNALAYNPVDDVFYLGSGYVGTVLTVAGSTHAQPGKVVNACAVPEPALGFAYNVGSDTLWYSTLGGEAPQLVQIDPDSPATCTRYRTVDTFLSPQGAAGMEFDEAGNLWVVDMNNALMWRLNVEDPTFADVPWIDPNQDAATLKPGGSKTFKVKVQGSLAATGANAATLLVDSDAGRASRTYLPVDLTRSAR; encoded by the coding sequence GTGCGTCATCCCCTCCAGCGCAGACCACGCGCGGCCGCCGCCGTCCTCGCCGCCGCGACCCTCGTCGCCACCCTCCTCGGATCGCCGCCGGCCGCGGCGACCCAGCCGTCTCCGCCCGTACTGCCGGACGGTCAGGCGGGGGCGGACGCATGGCGGCACGGCATCCTGCCCGACGCCGGCACGCCGACGGACGACGCGGCGCTCGAGAAGCTGACCGACGAGGCTGAATCGCAGCTGACCGAGGCGGGGGCCGCGTCGTTCTGGGTGCGCTTCGCCGACCGAGCGGACCTCGCAGCAGCCTCGGCCATCGCGGACTGGGACAAGCGGGGTGCCGCGGTGCGGGACACGCTGCGCGCGCACGCCGAGGAGTCTCAGGCCACGGTGATCGCGGAGCTGGATGCGGCCGGCGCCGCCTACACATCGTTCTGGGTGTCGAATGCGGTGCTGGTCACGGGCGGTGATCTCGCGCTCGCGACGACGCTCGCTGCGCACAGCGAGGTGTCGCAGATCCGCGAGGTCACGACCTACGCCCACGCGGAGCCGGTCGAATCGGTCCCGGCCGCGGCAGGCGAGGGCGCGAACATCGACGGCGTCGCATGGGGCGTCGACGAGATCGGCGCGCCTGCCGTCTGGGAGCAGGGGATCACCGGCGAGGGGATCGTCGTCGCCAACATCGACAGCGGCGTCGATGTGACGCATCCATCGCTGCACGACCGCTTCCGCGGGCTGCAGGCCGACGGGTCGATGGAGCTCGACTACAACTGGCTCGACATCGACCGCTGGTGCGGGTCGGCGTACGGGCCGTGCGATCCCGACGGTCATGGTACGCACACCATGGGGACGATCACCGGGGACGGCGGCGAGGGTGAACGCATCGGCGTCGCACCCGGAGCCACCTGGATCGCGGCCAACGGCTGCGTCAAGTGCACGCAGACGGGTCTCATGCTCTCGGCGCAGTGGATGCTCGCCCCGACCGATACCTCCGAGGACTGGGCGAACGGCGACCCGTCGAAGCGGCCGCACATCGTGAACAACTCCTGGGGCGACCCCGCGTCGAAGGACCCGTTCTTCGACGACATCATCGCGGCGTGGAACGCGTCCGGCATCTTCAGCGCGTGGTCGGTCGGCAACTCCGGCCCGGCGTGCGACACCGCCGGCAACCCCGGCTCGCAGCAGGTCACCTACTCGGTGGGCGCGTACGGGGAAGACGGCGACATCGGCTACTTCTCCTCCCGTGGCCCCGGGCAGGACGGCGACGTGAAGCCGAACATCTCCGCGCCGGGCGTGCGGATCCGCTCGGCCGCGGTAGGGGGCGGCTACCGTCTGGAGACCGGCACGTCGATGGCCGCACCGCACCTGGCGGGCGCCGTCGCGCTGCTCTGGAGCGCCGCGCCGGCGCTCGTGGGCGACATCCCTGCCACTCGTGAACTGCTGGATCGCACCGCGCGTGACGTGGACGACACGCGCTGCGGCGGCGACGCCGACGACAACGCGGTGTGGGGTGAGGGCAAGCTGGATGCCGCGGCGCTCATCGCCGCCGCTCCCACCGGCGCCGGCACACTCGCGGGCACGGTGACGGATGCCGACGGTGCGCCGCTGGTGGGCGTCGACGTCGTGGCCGACGGCGAGTTCGGCCGCGCGACGAAGACGGCGGACGACGGCACGTTCGCTCTGCCGCTGGTGCCGGGCGCGTACGACGTCACCCTCGAGTCGTTCGGCTACGCCGCCCGCACCGTCGAGGTCACCATCGCCGACGGCGAGACGTCGGACGCCTCGGCGAGCCTTGCCGCAGCGACCCGTCACACCGTCTCGGGCACGCTGACGGATGCCGCGGGCGACCCGATCGCAGGGCTCGAGGTCGCGCTGAACGGGCCGCTCCCGGCCTCGACGACCGACGCCGCCGGCCGGTACCGGATCGAGGACGTGCCGACCGGTTCGTTCACGCTCACCACGACCGGAGATCGCTGCGTCGCGCCACTGGAGCGGACTCTCGTGGTCGACGGCGAAGAGACGGTGGATGCCGCGCTCGAGCGCGTCGCCTTCTCGGGCGGGTACTCGTGCACGTCGACCGAGGCCCCGCTCCCCACGGGAAGCCAGGTGCTCGACATCCGCGCGAACGGGGGCTCCACGGCGATCGAGCTGCCGTTCGCCTTCCCCTCGTTCGACGACCGCTACTCGACCGCCTACGTCTCCGCGAACGGATTCCTCTCGTTCGCGTCCTTCGAGGGGGAGTGGACCGGGCAGCGACCGATCCCGTACCCGGGTGGCGTCATCCCCGGCGGTGTCATCGCGCCGTTCTGGATGCTCCTCGATCTCGACGGCGCCTCCGCTGTCCTCTCGGCCGAGACGACCGTCGACGGCACACCCGCGGTGACGATCGAGTGGCGCAACGTGTTCCTCATCTTCTCTCCCGACCAGCGGCTCACCTTCTCGACGACCTTGGTCGCGAACGGCGACGTCCTGTTCTCCTACGGGGAGGGCGTGGGAGCCGACGCCGAACGCGCCGGCTGGAACGCGTCGGTCGGTATCGAGGCCGAGGGCTCCCAGGTCGGCGCCCAGTACTCGCGGTACGAGCCCGTCCTGCAGGCGGGGCGGCAGATCCGCTTCACCCGAGACGAACGGGCCTGGCTCACGGGCACGGTGACCGACGCGAACGACGGCGCTGCCGTCGCCGGCGCCACCGTGGCCGCCGCGGGCGCGGACGGAACGACGGTGACCGCATCGACCTCGGGCGACGGCACGTACGAGCTCGCCGTCCCCGTCGGCACCGTGGAGGTGACCGTGACCGCGCCGAACTACGCGGCCGACTCGCAGACCGTCGAGTCGGCCTCGTGGAAGGATGCCGCATCCTTCTCGCCCGCACTGAAGACCGGCGTCGTGACGCTGTCGACGTCGCAGCTGTCGCTCACGTCCGATGGGCGCGGGAACGACTCGGTCGAGGTCACCGTGAAGAACTCGGGCTCCGCGCCGCTGCACCTGTCGTTCGACGAGATGCCGCGCGATCCGCAGCTCTCTGCGCCGGAGGCGGGCATGCCGGTCGAAGGCGTCTGGACCGCCATGCCGGTCTCGAGCGCCTTCGGTGTCGGGTACGACGGCCGGCTCTGGGTCTCGGACTGGAAGGAGCAGCGCAACGCGCTCTACTCCGTCACCGGGGAACGCCTCGGCGACGCCCCGCACGTCGCCGAGATGGACGGCGCCGACCGGCTCGAGCTGGCGTTCGACAGTCGATCGGGCGACATGTGCCAGATCGTGAACGGCGGCGACTGGAGCATCCACTGCTTCGATCGTGCGTCCGGAGACCAGACAAGGGTCATCACGGGGTATTGGGCCGATCAGCAGGCCTACAACGCGCTCGCCTACAACCCGGTCGACGACGTGTTCTACCTCGGCAGCGGCTACGTCGGCACCGTGCTCACCGTCGCGGGGTCCACCCATGCCCAGCCGGGCAAGGTGGTGAACGCCTGTGCCGTGCCCGAGCCGGCGCTCGGGTTCGCCTACAACGTCGGTTCCGACACGCTCTGGTACTCCACCTTGGGCGGGGAGGCGCCGCAGTTGGTGCAGATCGATCCGGACTCGCCGGCGACGTGCACGCGGTATCGCACCGTCGACACCTTCCTCTCTCCGCAGGGCGCCGCCGGCATGGAGTTCGACGAGGCGGGCAACCTCTGGGTCGTCGACATGAACAACGCCCTCATGTGGCGGCTCAATGTGGAGGATCCCACGTTCGCGGACGTCCCGTGGATCGATCCGAACCAGGACGCCGCGACCCTCAAGCCCGGCGGCAGCAAGACGTTCAAGGTCAAGGTCCAGGGCTCCCTCGCGGCGACGGGCGCCAACGCGGCGACCCTGCTCGTCGACTCGGACGCGGGCCGCGCGAGCCGCACCTATCTGCCGGTCGACCTCACCCGGTCGGCTCGGTGA
- the dapA gene encoding 4-hydroxy-tetrahydrodipicolinate synthase, which yields MTHTGNPFGQVLVALVTPMTADGEVDWPAVEKHIDDVIGAGADGIVVTGTTGETSTLTDAEKIRLVEVGKDVAAGRAKIITGGGSNETAHAIELYKASEKAGADAIMIVTPYYNKPTQAGILTHFRLVADATDLPVILYDIPGRTGVPIRYETILRLAKHPNILAIKDAKGDFSEVSRVLNQTDLMYFSGDDPNVLPHLAIGAVGLIGVTANIAPAPYRAIVDAVNAGDLKTATAAHMQLEPLVRAVMTHVPGTVSAKYILHGLGRIGSPRVRLPLVGPEEWEAAKIEDELALVTGVPGADFSNFRPDRNAAAGGALPKVSGTTR from the coding sequence ATGACGCATACGGGAAACCCATTCGGACAGGTTCTCGTCGCGCTCGTCACTCCGATGACGGCCGACGGCGAAGTCGATTGGCCCGCTGTCGAGAAGCACATCGACGACGTCATCGGCGCGGGCGCCGACGGCATCGTCGTCACCGGCACCACGGGCGAGACGTCGACCCTCACCGACGCGGAGAAGATCCGTCTCGTCGAGGTCGGCAAGGATGTCGCAGCGGGGCGGGCCAAGATCATCACCGGCGGCGGCTCCAACGAGACGGCGCACGCGATCGAGCTCTACAAGGCCAGCGAGAAGGCCGGCGCCGACGCCATCATGATCGTGACGCCGTACTACAACAAGCCCACGCAGGCCGGAATCCTCACGCACTTCCGCCTCGTCGCCGACGCCACCGATCTGCCCGTGATCCTCTACGACATCCCGGGCCGCACGGGCGTGCCGATCCGGTACGAGACGATCCTGCGCCTCGCCAAGCACCCGAACATCCTCGCCATCAAGGATGCCAAGGGCGACTTCAGCGAGGTCAGCCGCGTGCTCAACCAGACCGACCTGATGTACTTCTCGGGCGACGACCCCAACGTGCTGCCGCACCTCGCGATCGGCGCGGTGGGTCTCATCGGCGTCACCGCGAACATCGCGCCGGCGCCGTACCGTGCCATCGTCGATGCCGTGAACGCCGGCGACCTGAAGACGGCGACCGCGGCGCACATGCAGCTCGAGCCCCTCGTGCGCGCTGTCATGACGCACGTGCCCGGCACCGTGTCGGCGAAGTACATCCTGCACGGCCTCGGCCGCATCGGCAGTCCGCGCGTGCGCCTGCCGCTCGTGGGGCCGGAGGAGTGGGAGGCCGCCAAGATCGAGGACGAGCTCGCCCTCGTGACGGGTGTCCCCGGCGCAGATTTCTCGAATTTCCGTCCCGACCGCAACGCCGCCGCCGGCGGCGCCCTGCCGAAGGTCTCAGGCACGACGAGATGA
- a CDS encoding dihydrofolate reductase: MTTPIAREDRGAGRIGVRRIGLIWAEAHHGVIGAQGGMPWHVPEDLAHFKTLTLGAPVVMGRRTWESFPDRFRPLPGRRNIVITRRSDWNDAGAERAASLESALALAAEGDPERIWVIGGGELFREAIDLADLLEVTELDLEVPGDTQAPDRAGWCTMSTDPVEGWHTSSSGIRYRFLRLAPPDPPSEGPRQ; the protein is encoded by the coding sequence ATGACGACGCCCATCGCGCGGGAGGACAGAGGTGCAGGCCGCATCGGCGTCCGCCGGATCGGCCTGATCTGGGCCGAGGCGCACCACGGCGTCATCGGCGCGCAGGGCGGCATGCCCTGGCACGTTCCCGAAGACCTCGCCCACTTCAAGACCCTGACACTCGGGGCGCCGGTCGTCATGGGCCGCCGCACCTGGGAGTCGTTTCCGGACCGATTCCGCCCGCTGCCGGGCCGGCGCAACATCGTGATCACCCGGCGGTCCGACTGGAACGATGCCGGTGCCGAGCGCGCGGCGTCGCTCGAGTCGGCACTGGCGCTGGCCGCCGAGGGCGACCCGGAGCGGATCTGGGTGATCGGCGGAGGCGAGCTGTTCCGCGAGGCGATCGATCTGGCCGACCTGCTGGAGGTCACCGAGCTCGACCTCGAGGTCCCGGGCGACACGCAGGCGCCCGACCGCGCCGGCTGGTGCACGATGTCGACGGACCCGGTGGAAGGGTGGCACACCTCGAGCTCCGGCATCCGTTATCGGTTCCTGCGACTTGCGCCGCCCGACCCGCCGTCCGAAGGCCCTCGCCAATAG
- a CDS encoding M4 family metallopeptidase has translation MQRPAKLAACSALVGTALVLAAVVPAAASGPAPSAAAAPAASAPESDTPKLIDGIAEPTDAQGPADKAALAHLKAKKDRYHIPSAETNLVVTDVTEVGSDETVRFTQQHGGVEVLGGQYIVRMKKKDAERIVTGTSGQYFTDLTVGVEPKISSELAVARAVQAVQYGGKAAGTVGGETKATLTGSDQGLVVLPQGAGVLTRHVTVRGTDATGAPVVQEVYIEATTGFPTLQYSGIQTFGIAGAAAPAAAVTAATDEGTGADGTGTLLTGVDVPVNLTQDAASGAFLLRDTTRPGTPIETYDASGVVGYSYPNGTIPAGAALASSPTAALGAELTTMGAVDAHWGAGQVYDYFKNRLGRDSIDGKGQEIRSIVGLVEWEGGTTWNQAYWDGYQMAYGAGDGWSFKPFTADLDVQGHELTHGVVQHTAGLVYVGQSGALNEAFADYFGNAIDVDATGTPLSDPNASLLGEDLCYAASPTACALRDLDDGAGIDNFAGYPYFYDAGGVHLNSTIFGGALWDIREALGGETADPIVYRALTDYLTPLDGFTQARDAVLAAAKAQGLKGKNLKSVQAAFDSRGIVTGWEKELGRDGTVLFENLTDYRGVSWAGAGGGWWTIADVPSLDGSGYLGIYAGTIDRKVKPALVSTPGEWTDVYPDTDGKTVVWIRFSPAGSQVMAKSLAGGPERVVYTTPTTLFNVRVSDGVVAWDGLDEEGARRVGFAKLGSGTATLLPGTATGVPDITAGKLAYAREFPTEVSLPDGTYTRIFTAVEVLDVNTGAVIEVGPRTQGSIIRPTIAGESVVWGADDRNDPYSAIRKAPVAGGTWSDIVPESNVGGLHIHDLVATSTTITVTSEGDSERLGGGVPALLQYTLDGKSLGKVTCSSGFTDRAAADTGSTVVWVDTATSYDTLVMRTTPAGTCS, from the coding sequence ATGCAACGCCCCGCGAAACTCGCCGCGTGCTCGGCGCTGGTGGGCACGGCTCTCGTGCTCGCCGCCGTCGTCCCCGCCGCGGCATCCGGTCCTGCCCCTTCCGCGGCCGCCGCTCCGGCCGCCTCGGCGCCGGAGTCCGACACGCCGAAGCTGATCGACGGCATCGCCGAGCCGACCGACGCCCAGGGACCCGCCGACAAGGCCGCCCTGGCACACCTCAAGGCGAAGAAGGACCGCTACCACATCCCGTCGGCCGAGACGAATCTCGTCGTGACCGACGTGACCGAGGTCGGCAGCGACGAGACCGTGCGCTTCACACAGCAGCACGGAGGCGTCGAGGTGCTCGGCGGACAGTACATCGTGCGCATGAAGAAGAAGGATGCCGAGCGGATCGTCACGGGAACCTCGGGGCAGTACTTCACCGACCTGACCGTCGGCGTCGAACCCAAGATCTCCTCGGAACTCGCCGTGGCGCGTGCGGTTCAGGCGGTGCAGTACGGCGGGAAGGCCGCGGGCACCGTCGGCGGCGAGACGAAGGCTACGCTCACCGGGTCGGACCAGGGTCTGGTCGTGCTGCCGCAGGGTGCGGGCGTCCTCACGCGACACGTGACCGTGCGCGGCACGGATGCCACGGGCGCCCCGGTCGTGCAGGAGGTGTACATCGAGGCGACGACCGGCTTCCCGACGCTGCAGTACAGCGGCATCCAGACCTTCGGAATCGCGGGGGCCGCCGCCCCCGCCGCTGCGGTCACAGCCGCGACCGACGAGGGCACCGGGGCGGACGGCACGGGCACGCTGCTCACCGGTGTCGATGTGCCGGTCAACCTCACCCAGGACGCGGCGAGCGGCGCGTTCCTGCTGCGCGACACGACCCGCCCGGGCACCCCCATCGAGACGTACGACGCCTCGGGCGTCGTGGGCTACTCGTACCCGAACGGAACGATCCCCGCCGGTGCCGCGCTCGCCTCGTCGCCGACGGCAGCGCTCGGGGCCGAGCTGACCACCATGGGGGCCGTCGATGCCCACTGGGGCGCCGGTCAGGTGTACGACTACTTCAAGAACCGCCTCGGGCGCGACAGCATCGACGGCAAAGGCCAGGAGATCCGCTCGATCGTCGGCCTCGTCGAGTGGGAGGGCGGGACGACCTGGAACCAGGCCTACTGGGACGGGTACCAGATGGCGTACGGCGCCGGCGACGGCTGGAGCTTCAAACCGTTCACGGCCGACCTCGACGTGCAGGGCCACGAGCTCACCCACGGCGTCGTCCAGCACACGGCGGGACTCGTGTACGTCGGTCAGTCCGGTGCCCTGAACGAGGCGTTCGCCGACTACTTCGGCAATGCGATCGACGTCGATGCGACGGGCACGCCCCTCAGCGACCCGAACGCGAGCCTCCTCGGCGAAGACCTCTGCTACGCCGCGTCGCCGACGGCGTGCGCGCTGCGCGACCTCGACGACGGCGCCGGCATCGACAACTTCGCCGGCTACCCGTACTTCTACGATGCGGGCGGCGTCCACCTGAACTCGACGATCTTCGGCGGCGCGCTGTGGGACATCCGCGAGGCGCTCGGCGGCGAGACGGCGGACCCGATCGTGTACCGCGCCCTCACGGACTACCTGACTCCGCTCGACGGATTCACCCAGGCCCGCGATGCCGTGCTCGCGGCGGCGAAGGCTCAGGGTCTGAAGGGCAAGAACCTGAAGTCGGTGCAGGCGGCGTTCGACTCCCGGGGCATCGTGACCGGCTGGGAGAAGGAGCTCGGACGCGACGGGACCGTCCTCTTCGAGAACCTCACCGACTACCGGGGGGTCTCGTGGGCGGGGGCCGGCGGCGGCTGGTGGACCATCGCGGACGTGCCGAGCCTCGACGGCTCGGGCTATCTCGGCATCTACGCGGGCACGATCGACCGCAAGGTCAAGCCGGCCCTCGTGAGCACACCCGGAGAGTGGACCGATGTCTACCCCGACACCGACGGCAAGACCGTCGTGTGGATCCGGTTCTCGCCGGCAGGATCCCAGGTGATGGCGAAGTCGCTCGCGGGCGGCCCCGAGCGGGTCGTCTACACGACCCCGACGACCCTGTTCAATGTGCGCGTATCCGACGGTGTCGTGGCGTGGGACGGCCTCGACGAAGAAGGGGCCCGCCGAGTGGGCTTCGCGAAACTCGGCAGCGGCACCGCCACGCTCCTGCCCGGCACCGCGACCGGAGTGCCCGACATCACGGCCGGCAAGCTCGCGTACGCTCGCGAGTTCCCGACCGAGGTGTCGCTGCCCGACGGCACCTACACGCGGATCTTCACCGCGGTGGAGGTGCTCGACGTCAACACCGGCGCGGTGATCGAGGTCGGCCCCCGGACGCAGGGGTCGATCATCCGTCCGACCATCGCGGGCGAGTCGGTCGTCTGGGGTGCCGACGACCGCAACGACCCCTACAGCGCGATCCGCAAGGCCCCGGTCGCGGGCGGCACGTGGAGCGACATCGTGCCGGAGAGCAACGTCGGCGGACTGCACATCCACGATCTCGTCGCGACGTCGACGACGATCACGGTGACGTCCGAGGGTGACAGCGAGCGCCTGGGCGGCGGGGTTCCGGCCCTGCTGCAGTACACGCTCGACGGAAAGTCGCTCGGCAAGGTGACGTGCAGCTCGGGCTTCACCGACCGTGCCGCCGCCGATACCGGCTCGACGGTCGTCTGGGTCGACACGGCCACGTCGTACGACACGCTCGTGATGCGGACCACTCCGGCAGGCACCTGCTCCTGA
- a CDS encoding thymidylate synthase — MTTPIPTPYEDLLRDVLENGTHKDDRTGTGTTSAFGRQIRFDLSEGFPLITTKRVHFKSIAYELLWFLRGESNVAWLQENGVSIWDEWADAAGELGPVYGVQWRSWPTPSGETIDQIALVLDQIRANPDSRRLIVSAWNPADIPDMALAPCHALFQFYVADGKLSCQLYQRSADLFLGVPFNIASYALLTLMVAQQAGLEPGDFVWTGGDCHIYDNHLEQVREQLTRDPYPYPTLRIARTPDSIFEYRYEDFVVEDYQHHPAIRGAVAV; from the coding sequence GTGACGACGCCGATCCCCACTCCGTACGAGGACCTGCTGCGAGACGTGCTCGAGAACGGCACGCACAAGGACGACCGCACCGGCACCGGCACGACCAGTGCGTTCGGCCGGCAGATCCGGTTCGACCTGTCCGAGGGGTTCCCCCTCATCACCACGAAGCGCGTGCACTTCAAGTCGATCGCGTACGAGCTGCTGTGGTTCCTGCGGGGCGAGTCCAACGTCGCGTGGCTGCAGGAGAACGGCGTCTCGATCTGGGACGAGTGGGCGGATGCCGCGGGCGAGCTGGGCCCCGTCTACGGCGTGCAGTGGCGCTCCTGGCCGACGCCGTCGGGCGAGACCATCGATCAGATCGCGCTCGTGCTCGACCAGATCCGCGCGAACCCGGACTCCCGGCGGCTGATCGTCTCGGCGTGGAATCCCGCCGACATCCCCGACATGGCGCTCGCGCCCTGCCACGCGCTGTTCCAGTTCTACGTCGCCGACGGCAAGCTGTCGTGCCAGCTCTATCAGCGCAGCGCCGACCTGTTCCTCGGCGTCCCGTTCAACATCGCCTCCTATGCGCTGCTGACCCTCATGGTGGCGCAGCAGGCCGGGCTCGAGCCGGGCGACTTCGTCTGGACCGGCGGCGACTGCCACATCTACGACAACCATCTCGAGCAGGTGCGAGAGCAGTTGACCCGAGACCCGTACCCGTACCCCACGCTGCGCATCGCCCGCACGCCGGACTCGATCTTCGAATACCGCTACGAGGACTTCGTGGTCGAGGACTACCAGCACCACCCCGCGATCCGCGGCGCCGTCGCGGTATGA
- a CDS encoding winged helix-turn-helix domain-containing protein: protein MSSGVVQEADEVMVLCVGMPLRHVGELAKLLRDLAVVVAAPDVEGALTLLGDVHADQADPAAQPPPAVVPSAFDTPAAGPAAPLIIGTLRIASASREVSVAGIRVHLSAQEFDLLAALASDTHRVWSFEDLTAQVWQTDYLGDREHVNSAIKRLRRRLAGRPGIRIVSVRGVGYRLMVGGTSSVPTALSDVLRRSQRRPLPDDDEEDAA, encoded by the coding sequence GTGTCGAGCGGAGTGGTGCAGGAGGCGGACGAGGTGATGGTGCTCTGCGTGGGAATGCCGCTCCGGCATGTCGGAGAGCTCGCGAAGCTCCTCCGCGACCTCGCGGTCGTCGTTGCGGCACCCGATGTCGAGGGCGCGCTCACGCTGCTGGGGGACGTCCACGCCGATCAGGCCGATCCGGCAGCTCAGCCACCGCCCGCGGTCGTCCCTTCGGCATTCGACACCCCCGCCGCCGGCCCCGCGGCACCGCTCATCATCGGGACGCTGCGCATCGCGTCGGCCTCCCGTGAGGTGTCCGTGGCCGGCATCCGTGTGCACCTATCGGCGCAGGAATTCGACCTGCTCGCCGCCCTCGCCTCCGACACCCACCGTGTCTGGTCGTTCGAAGACCTCACGGCACAGGTCTGGCAAACGGACTACCTGGGGGATCGCGAGCACGTGAACTCCGCGATCAAGAGGCTCCGTCGCCGTCTCGCCGGGCGTCCAGGCATTCGGATCGTCTCGGTGCGCGGCGTCGGCTACCGCCTGATGGTGGGAGGGACGTCGTCCGTGCCCACCGCCCTCTCCGACGTGCTGCGTCGATCGCAGCGCCGGCCCCTCCCCGACGACGATGAAGAGGACGCCGCGTGA